A single window of Deltaproteobacteria bacterium DNA harbors:
- a CDS encoding Rne/Rng family ribonuclease gives MQQKASKLIVVNAAPYETRVATLESGILVELLIERGEDRNSVGNIYNGKVIRVLPGMQAAFVDIGMDKAGFLFAGDFVMPQLEFDTDPAEEPVLPEEIGIRPARFPQDTFVPPIEGLIREGQHLLVQVAKEPLGTKGARITSHVTLPGRHLVLLTWSAHIGISRRIEDPEERDRLSKIVETIRPEGMGAIVRTAAEGRSEAELKADMEYLVRLWETIRKRSESAAAPVLIHRELSLSLRAVRDLFSSEGDRIAVDSQEEYDRIRSFASQFFPRIQDRIELFGGPEPIFDHYGIEIEVTRALDKKVWLKSGGYIVIEQTEALTVVDVNTGKYVGRSSLEETTTKINLEAVKEIVYQLRLRNIGGIIIIDFIDMKSEENREKVYNALVDTLRADRSKTTICKISELGLVEMTRKRVRESLGRSLSDGCPYCSGEGVIKSKKTICYDVFRALERQGLVLSGKQVSLYVHPELAEELFGEERRFLEILEQRYGMKVNISASDKYHIEQYRIEPA, from the coding sequence ATGCAGCAGAAGGCCAGCAAGCTGATCGTGGTGAACGCCGCGCCATACGAGACGCGCGTGGCGACGCTCGAATCCGGGATCCTCGTGGAGCTGCTGATCGAGCGGGGCGAGGACCGGAATTCCGTCGGCAACATCTACAACGGAAAAGTCATCCGCGTCCTCCCGGGGATGCAGGCCGCCTTCGTCGACATCGGGATGGACAAGGCGGGGTTCCTCTTCGCAGGCGACTTCGTCATGCCGCAGCTCGAGTTCGACACCGACCCGGCCGAGGAGCCGGTCCTGCCCGAGGAGATCGGAATCCGGCCCGCCCGCTTCCCCCAAGACACGTTCGTTCCCCCGATCGAGGGGCTCATCCGGGAGGGGCAGCACCTGCTCGTCCAAGTGGCCAAGGAGCCTCTCGGGACCAAAGGGGCGAGGATCACCAGTCACGTCACCCTCCCCGGGCGTCACCTGGTACTCCTGACGTGGTCCGCCCACATCGGGATCTCCCGCCGAATCGAGGACCCGGAGGAGCGGGACCGGCTGTCGAAAATCGTGGAGACGATCCGTCCCGAGGGGATGGGAGCGATCGTGCGCACGGCGGCCGAGGGGCGGTCGGAGGCGGAGCTCAAGGCCGACATGGAGTACCTCGTCCGGCTCTGGGAGACGATCCGGAAGAGGAGCGAAAGCGCCGCGGCCCCCGTCCTGATCCACCGGGAGCTCTCCCTTTCCCTGCGCGCGGTGCGGGACCTGTTCTCCTCGGAGGGCGACCGGATCGCGGTCGACTCGCAGGAGGAATACGACCGGATCCGCTCGTTCGCCTCCCAGTTCTTCCCCCGCATCCAGGACCGGATCGAGCTGTTCGGCGGTCCGGAGCCGATCTTCGACCATTACGGCATCGAGATCGAGGTGACCCGGGCGCTCGACAAGAAGGTGTGGCTGAAAAGCGGCGGCTACATCGTGATCGAGCAGACGGAGGCCCTCACCGTGGTCGACGTGAACACGGGGAAGTACGTCGGACGGTCGTCGCTCGAGGAAACCACGACCAAGATCAACCTGGAAGCGGTGAAGGAGATCGTCTACCAGCTCCGGCTGCGCAACATCGGCGGCATCATCATCATCGACTTCATCGACATGAAGAGCGAGGAGAACCGCGAGAAAGTGTACAACGCCCTCGTGGACACCCTGCGCGCCGACCGCAGCAAGACGACGATCTGCAAGATCTCGGAGCTGGGGCTGGTCGAGATGACCCGCAAGCGGGTCCGGGAGAGCCTGGGACGATCGCTGTCCGACGGCTGCCCCTACTGCTCCGGCGAAGGGGTCATCAAGTCGAAGAAGACGATCTGCTACGACGTGTTCCGGGCGCTCGAGCGGCAGGGTCTGGTCCTCTCCGGGAAGCAGGTGTCGCTCTACGTGCACCCCGAGCTGGCCGAGGAGCTGTTCGGCGAGGAGCGTCGCTTCCTCGAGATCCTCGAGCAGCGGTACGGGATGAAGGTGAACATCTCCGCCTCGGACAAGTACCACATCGAGCAGTACCGCATCGAGCCGGCCTGA